From Elusimicrobiota bacterium, one genomic window encodes:
- a CDS encoding class I fructose-bisphosphate aldolase — protein sequence MSKERVPEILSCYGADSPATIANLTRLLNQGRLGGTGRLLILPVDQGVEHGPARSFAANPPAYDPRYHAELAVAAGLSAYAAPLGFIEAVAKDFAGEIPLILKVNGNEILSKSTDPIPAVTASAQDALRLGCAAVGFTIYPGSARSKEMYQEARQAIAEAKALGLAAVLWAYPRGGALSKEGETALDVIAYAAHLACQLGAHIVKVKLPSAFIFQEEAKKIYAQKKIKTQPLAERVRHVVESAFNGRRLVVFSGGPAKSEAEILDEARAIRQGGGTGSIIGRNAFQRPRKQALALLSRVIGIYS from the coding sequence ATGAGCAAAGAGCGCGTTCCGGAAATTTTAAGCTGTTACGGGGCGGACAGCCCGGCGACCATCGCCAACTTGACTCGCTTGTTGAATCAAGGACGCTTGGGCGGAACCGGACGTTTGCTCATTTTGCCCGTCGATCAAGGTGTCGAGCACGGCCCGGCCAGAAGCTTCGCCGCCAATCCTCCCGCCTACGATCCCCGTTACCATGCGGAATTGGCCGTGGCCGCAGGCCTCTCGGCCTATGCCGCGCCTTTAGGTTTCATCGAAGCCGTAGCGAAAGATTTCGCCGGTGAAATCCCTTTAATCCTTAAAGTCAACGGCAATGAGATTTTGAGTAAATCCACGGACCCAATTCCGGCGGTTACCGCTTCGGCCCAAGACGCTTTGCGTTTAGGCTGCGCCGCGGTCGGGTTCACGATTTATCCGGGGTCCGCTCGCTCGAAAGAAATGTATCAAGAAGCCCGACAAGCGATCGCCGAGGCCAAAGCCTTGGGGTTGGCGGCGGTTCTCTGGGCTTACCCCAGGGGCGGCGCTTTGTCTAAAGAGGGTGAAACCGCTTTGGATGTGATCGCTTATGCCGCGCATCTGGCTTGTCAATTGGGCGCCCATATCGTCAAAGTCAAGCTGCCGAGCGCGTTCATTTTCCAGGAAGAAGCCAAAAAAATTTACGCGCAGAAGAAAATCAAAACCCAGCCGTTGGCCGAGCGCGTCCGCCATGTGGTTGAGTCGGCTTTTAACGGGCGGCGGCTGGTCGTTTTTTCCGGCGGCCCGGCCAAAAGCGAGGCGGAAATTTTGGATGAGGCACGCGCCATCCGCCAGGGCGGCGGCACGGGCTCCATTATCGGCCGCAACGCTTTTCAGCGGCCGAGAAAACAAGCGCTGGCCCTTTTGAGCCGCGTCATCGGTATTTATTCCTGA
- a CDS encoding 6-phosphofructokinase, giving the protein MKRRLGIVVGGGPAPGINGVISSATIAAVNSGFEVIGIYDGFKWLSRGDTRHVRHLTIADVSRIHFTGGSILSTSRENPMDVPEGMQRIVQAVKKLGITHLMTIGGEGTASLAARLGQVAGRALRLVHVPKTIDNDIPLPGATSTFGFQTARHVGTYLVQNLMEDARTTNRWYLVVTMGRRSGFLASGICFASGATLAVIPEEFSGKVTLARVVDVLEAAVIKRKWLGRSDGVAILAEGLAMRIAKDRADLQNTQPDEFGHLKLPELDFGRAVKEELERRLARAGQKITLIAKDIGYELRSCNPIPFDVDYTRRLGYGAVGRLISGEDRVIICFKGGAMAPVRFADILDRKTGRVRVRHVDIHSEYYQAATSYMIRLKHEDLRNPETLAGLAKTAGLSPREFLTRFQKIAVD; this is encoded by the coding sequence ATGAAACGCCGGTTGGGCATTGTCGTCGGCGGGGGGCCTGCTCCGGGCATCAACGGCGTCATTTCTTCGGCCACTATCGCAGCGGTTAATTCGGGTTTCGAAGTCATCGGCATCTATGATGGTTTCAAATGGCTTTCACGCGGCGACACGCGCCATGTCCGGCACCTAACAATCGCGGATGTTTCCCGGATTCATTTTACGGGCGGCTCCATCCTGAGCACGTCGCGGGAAAATCCCATGGATGTGCCCGAGGGCATGCAGCGGATCGTGCAGGCCGTCAAGAAGCTGGGCATCACGCATTTGATGACCATCGGCGGCGAGGGCACGGCTTCGTTGGCCGCGCGTTTGGGGCAAGTCGCGGGCCGGGCCTTGCGTTTGGTTCACGTGCCGAAAACCATCGACAACGACATCCCCTTGCCCGGCGCCACCTCGACCTTCGGTTTTCAGACCGCGCGCCATGTGGGCACGTACCTGGTGCAGAATTTGATGGAGGATGCGCGCACCACGAACCGCTGGTACTTGGTCGTGACCATGGGCCGTCGCTCGGGATTCTTGGCTTCGGGCATTTGTTTCGCCTCGGGCGCGACCTTGGCCGTCATCCCGGAGGAGTTTTCAGGCAAAGTCACGCTGGCCCGCGTTGTCGACGTGCTGGAGGCTGCGGTGATTAAAAGAAAATGGCTGGGTCGTTCCGACGGGGTGGCGATTTTAGCCGAGGGCCTGGCCATGCGCATCGCCAAGGATCGGGCCGATCTTCAAAATACTCAGCCCGATGAATTCGGCCATTTGAAGCTGCCGGAGCTGGATTTCGGCCGGGCCGTCAAAGAGGAATTGGAGCGTCGTTTGGCCCGTGCCGGGCAGAAAATCACTTTGATCGCCAAAGATATCGGATATGAATTGCGTTCCTGCAACCCGATCCCTTTCGATGTGGATTACACGCGGCGTTTGGGCTACGGCGCGGTTGGGCGTTTGATTTCAGGGGAAGACCGCGTCATCATCTGTTTTAAGGGCGGCGCCATGGCGCCCGTGCGTTTCGCCGATATCCTTGACCGTAAAACGGGCCGCGTGCGCGTGCGCCATGTCGATATTCATTCGGAATATTATCAAGCCGCCACCAGCTATATGATCCGGTTGAAACATGAAGATTTGCGCAATCCCGAAACATTGGCGGGCTTGGCTAAAACCGCCGGGCTCTCACCCCGGGAATTTTTGACGCGTTTTCAAAAAATCGCGGTCGATTGA
- a CDS encoding RidA family protein has product MSNNGGKNGDSSGHKNGGARLHVASHTPWESKVGYSRAVRAGSMVFVSGTTATNEKGEIVSPSDPAEQARQALKNIEKALKGAGVALKDVVQTRIYVVDIDHWEEIGRVHAEFFKDIRPATSMIEVSSLVHPDMLVEIEAVAVAPEQSTQAQV; this is encoded by the coding sequence ATGAGTAATAACGGGGGGAAAAACGGTGATTCAAGCGGCCACAAAAACGGCGGCGCGCGCCTTCATGTGGCCAGCCATACGCCTTGGGAATCCAAAGTAGGCTACTCGCGCGCGGTGCGCGCCGGCTCCATGGTTTTTGTCTCGGGTACCACGGCCACGAATGAAAAAGGGGAAATCGTTTCGCCCAGTGATCCCGCTGAGCAGGCGCGCCAAGCCTTGAAGAATATCGAGAAAGCGTTGAAGGGCGCCGGCGTTGCGTTAAAAGACGTGGTTCAGACCAGGATTTATGTCGTGGATATCGACCATTGGGAGGAAATCGGCCGCGTACACGCCGAATTTTTCAAAGACATCCGTCCCGCCACCTCGATGATCGAAGTGAGTTCTTTGGTGCACCCGGACATGCTCGTTGAGATCGAAGCCGTGGCCGTGGCCCCGGAACAATCAACTCAGGCTCAGGTCTGA